A genomic stretch from Lathyrus oleraceus cultivar Zhongwan6 chromosome 2, CAAS_Psat_ZW6_1.0, whole genome shotgun sequence includes:
- the LOC127122663 gene encoding uncharacterized protein LOC127122663 has translation MTLSETLVLDFKSAEAKAAADADAAAASTEAEAKAKADAEEVARIAEEAAAKANADALTQGEHSNFGFVPLVLKTLEELQKEQPSPSGIPPPNTYVASITPTLNLSAPNSPYPPSSASATEPETTLPTLKEAIQRIREAEAKASADVAATEAEEKAKADAEEAARISEEAAAKANANTLTQGEHSNSGFVPLVLKTLEELQKEQQLLNVLVYVILNRNISFLGAVRNMAYILQDLLLFVVGWDDAILACDVINDKHTRIESSQ, from the exons aTGACTTTATCAGAGACGCTGGTATTAGACTTCAAGAGTG ctgaagccaaggctgCCGCTGATGCTGATGCTGCTGCGGCTTCTACTGAGGCTGAGGCAAAAGCTAAAGCCGACGCTGAAGAAGTAGCTCGTATTGCTGAAGAAGCAGCTGCCAAAGCCAACGCTGATGCACTGACTCAAGGGGAGCACTCCAACTTTGGGTTCGTCCCTCTAGTCTTGAAGACTCTAGAGGAACTGCAGAAAGAACAACCG TCACCCTCTGGCATTCCACCACCCAACACTTATGTTGCCTCCATCACTCCCACACTCAATCTCAGTGCCCCAAACTCACCTTATCCACCCTCCTCAGCCTCTGCCACTGAACCAGAAACTACCCTTCCTACCCTTAAAGAAGCAATACAG CGgatcagagaagctgaagccaaggcttCCGCTGATGTTGCTGCTACTGAGGCTGAGGAAAAAGCTAAAGCCGACGCTGAAGAAGCAGCTCGTATTTCTGAAGAAGCAGCTGCCAAAGCCAACGCTAATAcactgactcagggggagcactCCAACTCTGGGTTCGTCCCTCTAGTCTTGAAGACTCTAGAGGAACTGCAAAAAGAACAACAG TTATTGAATGTGTTGGTGTATGTAATTTTGAATAGAAATATTAGTTTTCTAGGTGCTGTACGAAATATGGCTTATATTTTGCAAGACTTGCTTTTGTTTGTGGTGGGTTGGGATGATGCTATTTTGGCCTGCGATGTAATCAATGATAAGCACACAAGAATTGAATCAAGTCAGTAA